In a single window of the Cupriavidus basilensis genome:
- a CDS encoding DUF4088 family protein, giving the protein MTTEITLALPEEAVAKLRAEFEHFVKLSTGLDNEFTPPEFDDFLRARLLHHDGPLTERAVTRLLSGGEYAWAKRVFNKQLPNAMATLMRDAQRFGYGLAVRYEWTPQERLAHARDWSRQILEDAGADLAFTDSLASQLATSAVDIRTLEEQMQTPAWRVAESLRRRVYDLMYMVQTERTTGTARSRLGELRALLGLSMDYGTVSAEEAARVMEQVEQTCPHLFREEPDDLFARVAAWLRRVLV; this is encoded by the coding sequence ATGACTACTGAAATCACCCTGGCGCTGCCCGAAGAAGCCGTAGCCAAGCTGCGTGCCGAGTTCGAGCACTTCGTCAAGCTCTCGACCGGCCTGGACAACGAGTTCACGCCGCCTGAATTCGATGATTTCCTGCGGGCACGCCTGCTGCACCATGATGGCCCGCTGACCGAGCGTGCCGTCACGCGGCTGCTCTCGGGTGGGGAATACGCCTGGGCCAAGCGCGTGTTCAACAAGCAGCTGCCCAATGCCATGGCGACGCTCATGCGCGACGCGCAGCGCTTTGGCTACGGCCTGGCGGTGCGCTACGAGTGGACGCCCCAGGAGCGCCTTGCGCATGCCCGCGACTGGTCCCGGCAGATTCTGGAGGACGCAGGGGCAGACCTGGCTTTTACCGATTCCCTGGCATCCCAGCTGGCTACCTCGGCGGTGGATATCCGCACGCTCGAGGAGCAGATGCAGACGCCGGCATGGCGCGTCGCGGAAAGCCTGCGCCGCCGGGTCTACGACCTCATGTACATGGTGCAGACTGAGCGCACCACCGGCACGGCACGCTCGCGGCTGGGCGAATTGCGCGCTTTGCTGGGGCTATCGATGGACTACGGCACCGTGAGTGCCGAAGAAGCCGCACGCGTGATGGAGCAGGTCGAGCAAACCTGCCCGCATCTGTTTCGCGAAGAGCCAGACGACCTGTTCGCACGAGTGGCTGCATGGCTGCGCAGGGTCCTAGTGTAG
- a CDS encoding chemotaxis protein CheW, translating into MKTGNKTEGVGEEFLAFRLGGEEYGVDILKVQEIRGYENVTQIANAPAYLKGVVNLRGIIVPIIDLRIKFRQDKINYDQYTVVIIVDLHDRTTGIVVDGVSDVLTLAPGEIRQAPQLSGETDYIRGIGSVESRMLILVDIEKLLDTEELAAIEAAAAA; encoded by the coding sequence ATGAAAACCGGGAACAAGACAGAGGGCGTGGGGGAAGAGTTCCTCGCGTTCAGGTTGGGCGGCGAGGAGTACGGCGTCGACATCCTCAAGGTGCAGGAGATCCGTGGCTATGAGAACGTCACGCAGATTGCCAATGCGCCAGCCTATCTCAAGGGCGTGGTCAACCTGCGCGGGATCATCGTCCCGATCATCGACCTGCGCATCAAGTTTCGCCAGGACAAGATCAACTACGACCAGTACACGGTCGTGATCATCGTCGACCTGCACGATCGCACCACCGGCATCGTGGTCGACGGCGTGTCCGACGTGCTGACGCTGGCCCCGGGCGAGATCCGGCAAGCACCCCAGCTCTCCGGCGAGACGGACTACATCCGCGGCATCGGCTCGGTCGAAAGCCGCATGCTCATCCTCGTCGATATCGAGAAACTGCTAGACACCGAAGAACTCGCGGCCATTGAGGCAGCCGCGGCCGCCTGA
- a CDS encoding methyl-accepting chemotaxis protein: MQWFNQLRVTTKLVVGFLVVSLIGVVMGLLGVINMGRMTDWTSRIYHGDLQALKAVQSGNIDLLYSSRAQIALLSASTMGERAAEKEQIEKSLVLLDESMKRARPAFGQPEGLALVKQFDTLLPAYRERLAKYVALVSKQPLDTSQFESQVFSESADLIKDSRALEDVMAKMVKRRDDRALANMEEARGVYESSRLWMLGLVLGGLAVSVLLGAFLARTLSRQLGGEPAYAVDIASRIAEGDFSADVKLRAGDKDSLLHAMKQMQQQLSAMVRDFKDSAESIASASREIAAGNSDLSQRTEQQAASLEETASSMEELTSTVRQNADNARQASGLAANASETAVKGGEVVGRVVKTMDEINDASKKIVDIIGVIEGIAFQTNILALNAAVEAARAGEQGRGFAVVAGEVRSLAQRSANAAKEIKGLIGDTVARVDNGSTLVGQAGHTMGEIVQAVKRVTDIMGEISAASAEQSSGIEQVNKAVAQMDEVTQQNAALVEEAAAAAGSLEDQATRLQSSVASFRLGETDAFAGSRVQAQQPKVITAPKAKPRRMEPSAPAARHEESRHAEPAPVDKAERESGREAPAPVTARAARPAALATSDSGDWSAF, encoded by the coding sequence ATGCAATGGTTCAATCAGCTCCGCGTCACGACCAAACTGGTCGTTGGCTTTCTGGTCGTGTCGCTTATCGGCGTGGTGATGGGTCTGCTGGGCGTCATCAATATGGGACGCATGACGGACTGGACCAGCAGGATTTATCACGGCGACCTGCAGGCGCTCAAGGCGGTGCAGAGCGGCAACATCGACCTGCTCTATTCCAGCCGCGCGCAGATTGCGCTGCTGTCGGCTTCGACCATGGGCGAGCGCGCCGCCGAGAAGGAACAGATCGAAAAGTCGCTGGTCCTGCTGGACGAGAGCATGAAGCGTGCGCGCCCGGCGTTCGGCCAGCCGGAGGGGTTAGCCCTCGTCAAGCAATTCGATACCCTGCTGCCGGCCTACCGTGAGCGTCTGGCCAAGTATGTGGCGCTCGTCAGCAAGCAACCGCTCGATACCTCGCAGTTTGAAAGCCAGGTCTTTAGCGAAAGCGCCGACCTGATCAAGGATAGCCGCGCGCTCGAAGACGTGATGGCAAAGATGGTCAAGCGCCGCGACGATCGCGCGCTGGCCAACATGGAGGAAGCACGTGGCGTCTACGAAAGCTCCCGCCTGTGGATGCTGGGCCTGGTTCTGGGCGGCCTGGCTGTCTCCGTGCTGCTGGGCGCCTTCCTGGCCCGTACGCTGTCGCGCCAGCTGGGCGGCGAGCCGGCCTACGCGGTGGACATTGCCTCGCGCATCGCCGAGGGCGACTTCTCGGCCGACGTGAAGCTGCGTGCGGGCGACAAGGACAGCCTGCTGCACGCCATGAAGCAGATGCAGCAGCAACTCTCGGCCATGGTGCGCGACTTCAAGGATTCCGCGGAATCGATCGCGTCCGCCTCGCGTGAGATTGCCGCAGGCAACAGCGACCTGTCGCAGCGCACTGAGCAGCAGGCGGCCTCGCTGGAAGAAACCGCATCGAGCATGGAAGAGCTGACCAGCACGGTGCGCCAGAACGCGGACAACGCGCGCCAGGCCAGCGGCCTGGCAGCCAACGCCTCGGAGACCGCGGTCAAGGGTGGCGAAGTGGTGGGCCGCGTGGTGAAGACCATGGATGAGATCAACGATGCATCCAAGAAGATCGTCGACATTATCGGCGTGATTGAAGGCATTGCCTTCCAGACCAATATCCTGGCGCTGAACGCGGCAGTGGAAGCCGCGCGCGCCGGTGAGCAGGGCCGGGGCTTTGCGGTGGTGGCCGGCGAGGTGCGCAGCCTGGCACAGCGCAGCGCGAACGCGGCCAAGGAAATCAAGGGCCTGATCGGCGACACGGTGGCGCGGGTGGACAACGGCTCGACGCTCGTGGGCCAGGCCGGGCACACCATGGGAGAGATCGTGCAGGCGGTCAAGCGCGTGACGGACATCATGGGCGAGATCAGCGCGGCGTCCGCCGAGCAGAGCTCGGGCATCGAGCAGGTGAACAAGGCCGTGGCGCAAATGGACGAGGTGACGCAGCAGAACGCCGCGCTGGTCGAGGAGGCCGCGGCTGCCGCAGGTTCGCTGGAAGACCAGGCTACGCGCCTGCAATCCTCGGTAGCCAGCTTCCGCCTGGGCGAAACGGATGCCTTTGCCGGCTCCCGCGTGCAGGCGCAGCAGCCCAAGGTGATCACCGCGCCCAAGGCCAAGCCCAGGCGCATGGAGCCCTCGGCACCGGCCGCCCGCCACGAAGAGTCCCGTCACGCCGAACCTGCGCCGGTAGACAAGGCTGAGCGCGAGAGCGGACGTGAAGCGCCTGCGCCGGTTACGGCACGCGCCGCACGTCCCGCAGCCCTGGCCACTTCGGACAGCGGCGACTGGAGCGCTTTCTGA
- a CDS encoding methyl-accepting chemotaxis protein encodes MSFHNNIQIKTLLRGAMAMLSLLLMLVGGVGLYGMSHSNDALQETYGNQLASSQALGESMLGMTRMRLALDRGVMPGEGDDGKAVVDRSMIFVDSSEAAWKRYSALPQDAEEKALATEFGRKRQEFMEKGILPLQKAIRENNADAALKVAKKDLPELQRSMATAYEALQAFQYRTGESNFNAAQARFQQVRALCFLLIAFGLVVAALCTTTLQRAIVRPVEEALAVFERIAAGDLTSRITNVSRNEVGRMMQALVAMQDSLSNIVSQVRGGTDSIASATQQIATGNLDLSQRTEEQASSLEETAASMEELTSAVRQNSDNARQAGVLASDASQIALKGGDVVGRVVDTMNEINGSSRKVVEIIAVIEGIAFQTNILALNAAVEAARAGEQGRGFAVVAGEVRTLAQRSAAAAKEIEALISESGQRVESGTKLVAEAGQTMGEIVNAVKRVTDIMNEISAATQEQTSGIEQVNQAVTQMDQVTQQNAALVEEAAAAAGALEEQAQKLNGVVSVFRLSGSHAMAAQPPATRAPVAVKAAASSSPARPPAVPARPRTPVQRQARAARPAVPAMATANAGGDDWSAF; translated from the coding sequence ATGTCTTTCCATAACAATATCCAGATCAAAACTCTGCTGCGCGGCGCAATGGCAATGTTGTCGCTTCTTCTGATGCTGGTTGGCGGCGTTGGCCTGTATGGCATGTCGCACAGCAATGACGCGCTTCAGGAAACCTATGGTAACCAGCTTGCCTCGTCGCAAGCGCTGGGCGAGTCCATGCTAGGCATGACGCGCATGCGCCTGGCCCTCGATCGCGGCGTCATGCCGGGAGAGGGCGATGATGGCAAGGCGGTGGTGGACCGCTCAATGATATTCGTCGACAGTTCCGAGGCGGCCTGGAAGCGCTACTCGGCGCTGCCGCAGGATGCCGAAGAAAAGGCGCTGGCCACGGAGTTTGGCCGCAAGCGCCAGGAATTCATGGAAAAGGGCATCCTGCCCCTGCAAAAAGCCATCAGGGAGAACAACGCGGACGCGGCGCTCAAGGTTGCCAAGAAGGACTTGCCGGAACTGCAGCGCAGCATGGCTACCGCCTACGAAGCGCTGCAGGCTTTCCAGTACCGTACCGGCGAGTCCAATTTCAATGCCGCCCAGGCCCGCTTCCAGCAAGTGCGCGCGCTTTGCTTTCTGCTGATCGCCTTTGGCCTGGTGGTGGCCGCCCTGTGCACGACCACCCTGCAGCGGGCCATCGTCCGGCCGGTGGAGGAGGCCCTGGCGGTCTTCGAGCGTATCGCCGCGGGTGACCTGACCTCGCGTATCACCAATGTGTCGCGCAATGAGGTGGGCCGTATGATGCAGGCGCTGGTCGCCATGCAGGACAGCCTGTCGAACATCGTCTCGCAGGTGCGCGGCGGCACCGACTCGATCGCCTCGGCCACACAGCAGATCGCTACCGGCAATCTGGATTTGTCGCAACGTACCGAAGAGCAGGCCTCGTCGCTGGAGGAGACCGCTGCCAGCATGGAAGAGCTGACTTCGGCCGTGCGCCAGAATTCGGACAACGCGCGCCAGGCCGGCGTGCTGGCCAGCGATGCCTCGCAGATCGCGCTCAAGGGCGGTGATGTGGTGGGCCGCGTGGTCGATACCATGAACGAGATCAATGGTTCGTCGCGCAAGGTGGTCGAGATCATTGCCGTGATCGAAGGTATTGCCTTCCAGACCAACATCCTGGCGCTGAATGCCGCGGTGGAAGCCGCGCGCGCTGGCGAGCAAGGCCGCGGCTTCGCGGTGGTGGCAGGCGAGGTGCGCACCCTGGCGCAGCGCTCGGCCGCCGCCGCCAAGGAGATCGAGGCGCTGATCAGCGAATCCGGCCAGCGCGTGGAAAGCGGCACCAAGCTGGTTGCCGAAGCCGGCCAGACCATGGGCGAGATCGTCAATGCGGTCAAGCGCGTCACCGACATCATGAACGAGATCAGCGCGGCCACGCAGGAGCAGACCAGCGGCATCGAGCAGGTCAACCAGGCGGTGACGCAGATGGATCAGGTCACCCAGCAGAATGCTGCGCTGGTGGAAGAGGCGGCGGCGGCAGCCGGCGCCCTGGAAGAGCAGGCGCAGAAGCTCAATGGCGTGGTGTCGGTGTTCCGTCTTTCCGGCAGCCATGCGATGGCAGCACAGCCGCCGGCAACGCGCGCGCCCGTGGCCGTCAAGGCCGCAGCGAGCAGTTCACCCGCGCGCCCGCCGGCCGTGCCGGCGCGCCCGCGCACGCCGGTTCAGCGCCAGGCACGCGCGGCCCGTCCGGCCGTCCCGGCAATGGCGACGGCCAACGCTGGCGGTGATGACTGGAGCGCGTTCTGA
- a CDS encoding putative bifunctional diguanylate cyclase/phosphodiesterase → MSASLLLLAALSGLAVGLGIRAAKPDREQPSGPARSLQWAVLLLSPASVGLPLWVALGSGSLRFTHDVLQTAAALVATAALTLAIPWLRRNVPLRGAALVMTLAGAGVVVAAGMRLSTLCGEAAHPSALCLDPGRFMPPAWVAAGALLLLPLIFFALRRANLPGWRLASSGNFASPQSHALDEMFEDHPPGTGGIAGSGGPTMRRRGRIPGRLTVRATARGHGTVGEYSVSTDLPDRTGFARWLDQSIAQARLAETSCAVLLVHIADFREVDEVFEVRADDILAQDAGALAQAALEPHDFLARLARDEFAVGVPEMVHQNRANELGARLLGSLAEFVAARGLQMQIGVNIGIAIYPRDAQTSEALMQAARVSLSEARESGSNQVRVFNSAAGERARRMRVIRRDLWLAIQDDGLALQYQPKFDVRQRTVIGAEALCRWRHPTLGQVNPAEFITVAEQSGQIDKLDDWVIATVCRQIRQWQDDGIPVVPVAINVSGLRFASRDFPQYLLEQIHQHDIPPSAVTLEITETAAMKDIAQSLETLLELQALGIHVALDDFGSGYSSLGYLKRLRVGTLKIDRTLIGGLDVDAQGRAIVGSMVALAHELKMRVVAEGVESLSQLDILAGMGCDEAQGYLLSHPLDPVTFANLLSGA, encoded by the coding sequence ATGAGTGCTAGCCTTCTGCTGCTCGCTGCCCTATCCGGCCTCGCGGTCGGGTTGGGGATACGTGCAGCCAAGCCGGACCGGGAGCAGCCCAGCGGGCCGGCCCGGTCGCTGCAATGGGCGGTCTTGCTGCTCTCCCCTGCTTCCGTAGGCCTGCCGCTATGGGTCGCGCTGGGTTCCGGCAGCCTGCGGTTCACGCACGACGTGTTGCAGACCGCGGCGGCCCTCGTCGCGACGGCCGCACTCACGCTTGCCATTCCCTGGCTGCGCCGCAACGTGCCACTGCGTGGCGCCGCGCTGGTGATGACACTGGCCGGCGCCGGCGTGGTGGTGGCTGCCGGCATGCGCTTGAGCACCCTGTGCGGCGAGGCCGCGCACCCGTCCGCCCTTTGCCTGGATCCCGGCAGGTTCATGCCACCGGCCTGGGTGGCGGCGGGTGCGCTGCTCTTGCTGCCGCTGATATTCTTCGCCCTGCGCCGCGCCAACCTGCCCGGATGGCGGCTGGCCAGCAGCGGCAATTTCGCAAGTCCACAGAGTCATGCGCTGGACGAGATGTTCGAGGATCATCCGCCCGGCACTGGCGGCATCGCCGGCAGCGGCGGCCCGACCATGCGGCGCCGTGGCCGTATCCCGGGCCGCCTGACCGTGCGCGCGACCGCGCGCGGGCATGGCACGGTCGGGGAGTACAGCGTCAGCACGGACCTTCCGGACCGCACCGGCTTTGCTCGCTGGCTCGACCAGTCGATCGCCCAGGCGCGCCTGGCCGAGACCAGCTGCGCCGTGCTGCTGGTGCATATCGCCGATTTTCGCGAGGTCGACGAGGTTTTCGAGGTGCGCGCCGACGATATCCTGGCGCAGGATGCCGGGGCGTTGGCCCAGGCAGCGCTGGAGCCGCATGACTTCCTGGCGCGCCTGGCGCGGGACGAATTCGCGGTCGGCGTGCCGGAGATGGTGCACCAGAACCGCGCCAATGAGCTGGGCGCGCGCCTGCTGGGCTCGCTCGCGGAGTTCGTGGCCGCGCGTGGCCTGCAGATGCAGATCGGCGTGAACATCGGCATCGCCATCTACCCGCGCGATGCGCAAACCTCCGAGGCCCTGATGCAGGCGGCACGCGTGAGCCTGAGCGAGGCGCGCGAGAGCGGCTCGAACCAGGTGCGCGTATTCAACTCGGCAGCCGGCGAACGCGCCCGGCGCATGCGGGTGATCCGACGCGACCTGTGGCTGGCCATCCAGGACGATGGCCTCGCCTTGCAGTACCAACCGAAGTTCGACGTGCGCCAGCGCACCGTGATCGGCGCCGAGGCCCTGTGCCGCTGGCGCCATCCGACCCTGGGACAGGTCAATCCCGCCGAGTTCATCACGGTGGCGGAGCAGTCCGGCCAGATCGACAAGCTCGACGACTGGGTGATCGCCACGGTCTGCCGGCAGATCCGCCAGTGGCAGGACGACGGCATCCCCGTGGTGCCGGTGGCCATCAACGTGTCCGGCTTGCGCTTTGCCAGCCGCGACTTCCCCCAGTACCTGCTCGAGCAGATCCACCAGCATGACATCCCGCCATCGGCCGTCACGCTCGAGATTACCGAGACCGCGGCGATGAAGGACATCGCCCAATCGCTGGAAACGCTGCTGGAGCTGCAGGCGCTGGGCATCCACGTGGCGCTGGACGACTTTGGCAGTGGCTATTCAAGCCTGGGTTATCTCAAGCGCTTGCGGGTCGGGACGCTGAAGATCGACCGGACCTTGATTGGCGGGCTGGATGTCGATGCGCAGGGCAGGGCCATTGTCGGGTCGATGGTGGCGCTGGCGCACGAGCTGAAGATGCGGGTGGTGGCGGAAGGCGTGGAGTCGCTTTCGCAGCTGGATATCCTGGCGGGGATGGGGTGTGACGAGGCGCAGGGGTATCTGCTGTCGCATCCATTGGACCCGGTCACGTTTGCCAATTTGTTATCGGGAGCGTGA
- the galE gene encoding UDP-glucose 4-epimerase GalE → MSETLLLTGATGYIASHTWVALLEAGYHVIGLDNLCNSNRVVVERLAQITGQRPHFVEGDVRDRALLDRLFAEHRISGAIHFAALKAVGESVSKPLDYYDNNLNGLLTLCSAMNKAGVKQLVFSSSATVYGNPHTVPILEDFPLSATNPYGQTKLMSEQILRDLELSDPAWRIAYLRYFNPVGAHESGLIGEDPGGVPNNLMPYVAQVAGGRREKLQVHGGDYPTVDGTGVRDYIHVCDLAAGHLAALVYLRDQQQCLTVNLGTGRGYSVLEVVAAYQRASGRPVPYVIGDRRPGDIASCYADPALAQKLIGWRAQHDIDRMCEDSWRWQSMNPLGFAG, encoded by the coding sequence ATGTCTGAAACCTTGCTGCTCACGGGAGCTACCGGTTATATCGCCTCGCACACCTGGGTCGCCTTGCTCGAGGCCGGCTATCACGTGATCGGCCTGGATAATCTGTGCAACAGCAATCGCGTCGTGGTCGAGCGCCTTGCGCAGATTACCGGCCAGCGCCCGCATTTTGTCGAAGGCGACGTGCGGGACCGCGCTTTGCTGGACCGTTTGTTCGCCGAGCACCGGATCTCGGGTGCGATTCATTTCGCGGCACTCAAGGCGGTGGGGGAATCGGTCAGCAAGCCGCTGGATTATTACGACAATAATCTCAATGGCCTGCTCACCCTCTGCTCGGCCATGAACAAGGCCGGCGTGAAGCAGCTGGTGTTCAGCTCTTCCGCCACCGTTTATGGCAATCCGCATACGGTGCCGATCCTGGAGGACTTTCCGCTGTCGGCGACCAATCCGTATGGCCAGACCAAGCTGATGAGCGAGCAGATCCTGCGTGACCTGGAACTGTCGGACCCCGCCTGGCGAATCGCCTACCTGCGCTATTTCAATCCGGTTGGCGCGCACGAAAGCGGGCTGATCGGTGAAGACCCGGGTGGCGTGCCGAACAACCTGATGCCTTATGTGGCGCAAGTCGCCGGCGGGCGCCGCGAGAAGCTGCAGGTGCACGGTGGCGACTATCCCACGGTCGATGGCACCGGTGTACGCGATTACATCCACGTCTGCGACCTGGCAGCCGGCCATCTTGCGGCCCTGGTCTACCTGCGTGACCAGCAGCAGTGCCTGACGGTCAATCTCGGCACGGGCCGGGGCTACAGCGTGCTGGAAGTGGTCGCGGCCTACCAGCGCGCCAGCGGGCGCCCGGTGCCCTACGTGATCGGGGACCGCCGCCCTGGCGATATCGCTTCGTGCTACGCCGATCCCGCGTTGGCGCAAAAGCTGATCGGCTGGCGCGCGCAGCACGACATTGATCGCATGTGCGAGGATTCCTGGCGCTGGCAGTCGATGAACCCGCTGGGGTTTGCCGGCTGA
- a CDS encoding methyl-accepting chemotaxis protein: protein MRNNQPVTTREYKLSADDYLISRTDLKGRITFANRAFIEASGFEAEELLGAAHNLVRHPDMPPEAFVDLWKTIQAGRSWVGIVKNRRKDGDFYWVSATVTPTVVDGQLVGYTSVRSMPQRGQVEAADAAYARLREAGGSGLTVRDGAVVRRGLAGLPARLGKITLKRRILLSQAAGLVWFLAALLAFEALAGAEATSRLRAWLWGGFGLAVASSFIGGTLLLARVNRPVQDMLDFALRMGAGDLTTRLDYRASDEVGALARAMRTMQRSLLSVVGEIQEGMTSISTATRQVAAGNSDLSQRTEQQAASLEETASSMEELTSTVRQNADNARQASGLAANASEIAVKGGEVVGRVVQTMDDINGASKKIVDIIGVIEGIAFQTNILALNAAVEAARAGEQGRGFAVVAGEVRGLAQRSANAAKEIKGLIGDTVARVDNGSALVGQAGLTMGEIVQAVKSVTDIMGEISAASAEQSSGIEQVNKAVAQMDEVTQQNAALVEQAAAAAGALEDQAGRLRDAVATFRVSLRPEARPVRARQVDALHLAQA, encoded by the coding sequence ATGCGAAATAATCAACCCGTTACCACCCGAGAGTACAAGCTCTCCGCAGACGATTACCTGATCTCCAGGACCGACCTGAAGGGTCGCATCACGTTCGCCAATCGCGCCTTTATCGAGGCCAGCGGATTCGAGGCCGAGGAATTGCTCGGCGCCGCGCACAACCTGGTCCGCCACCCGGACATGCCGCCGGAGGCATTCGTCGACCTGTGGAAGACCATCCAGGCCGGACGTTCGTGGGTCGGCATCGTCAAAAACCGCCGCAAGGACGGTGATTTCTACTGGGTCAGTGCCACGGTGACACCCACGGTCGTCGACGGCCAACTGGTGGGCTATACCTCGGTGCGTTCGATGCCGCAGCGCGGGCAGGTCGAGGCAGCAGACGCCGCCTATGCACGCCTGCGAGAGGCCGGCGGCTCTGGCCTGACCGTGCGCGACGGTGCCGTGGTACGCAGGGGCCTGGCGGGACTGCCGGCACGCCTGGGCAAGATCACCCTCAAGCGGCGCATCCTGCTATCGCAGGCGGCGGGCCTGGTGTGGTTTCTCGCGGCGCTGCTGGCCTTCGAGGCGCTGGCAGGGGCGGAAGCCACGAGCCGGTTGCGGGCCTGGCTGTGGGGCGGCTTCGGGCTGGCGGTCGCGTCATCCTTTATCGGCGGTACGCTGCTGCTGGCACGCGTGAACCGGCCGGTGCAGGACATGCTCGACTTTGCTTTGCGCATGGGCGCGGGCGATCTCACCACGCGCCTGGACTACCGCGCAAGCGACGAGGTGGGGGCGCTGGCGCGTGCCATGCGCACGATGCAGCGCAGCTTGCTGTCGGTGGTGGGCGAGATCCAGGAAGGCATGACGAGCATTTCCACGGCCACGCGCCAGGTGGCCGCGGGCAACAGTGACCTGTCGCAGCGTACCGAGCAGCAGGCAGCCTCGCTGGAAGAAACCGCATCGAGCATGGAAGAGCTGACCAGCACGGTGCGTCAGAACGCGGACAACGCACGCCAGGCCAGTGGCCTGGCAGCCAACGCCTCCGAGATTGCCGTCAAGGGCGGCGAAGTGGTGGGCCGCGTGGTGCAGACCATGGACGACATCAATGGTGCATCGAAGAAGATCGTCGACATTATCGGCGTGATCGAAGGCATTGCCTTCCAGACCAACATCCTGGCGCTGAACGCGGCGGTGGAAGCCGCGCGGGCCGGCGAACAGGGCCGCGGCTTCGCGGTGGTGGCCGGCGAGGTGCGCGGGCTGGCACAGCGTAGCGCGAACGCGGCCAAGGAAATCAAGGGCCTGATCGGCGACACGGTGGCGCGGGTGGACAACGGCTCGGCGCTGGTGGGCCAGGCCGGGCTGACCATGGGCGAGATCGTGCAGGCGGTCAAGAGCGTGACGGACATCATGGGCGAGATCAGCGCGGCGTCCGCCGAGCAGAGCTCGGGCATCGAGCAGGTGAACAAGGCCGTGGCCCAGATGGACGAGGTGACACAGCAAAACGCGGCACTGGTGGAGCAGGCCGCGGCCGCGGCCGGCGCGCTGGAAGACCAGGCCGGGCGCTTGCGCGATGCGGTAGCCACCTTCCGCGTCAGCTTGCGCCCTGAGGCACGGCCGGTGCGCGCCCGTCAGGTCGACGCGCTGCATCTGGCGCAAGCCTGA
- a CDS encoding H-NS family nucleoid-associated regulatory protein, giving the protein MATYQEIVQKISELQKQAEEIKAREQASVIADIRQKIDQYGLTADDLGFGTKPAAGKKATRKVPVRYRDSAGNTWTGRGKRPGWLTQALAAGKTIEDFLIR; this is encoded by the coding sequence ATGGCGACTTATCAGGAAATTGTTCAGAAAATCAGCGAACTTCAAAAGCAGGCCGAGGAAATCAAGGCCCGCGAGCAGGCTTCCGTCATCGCCGATATTCGCCAGAAAATCGACCAATATGGACTGACCGCGGACGACCTGGGCTTTGGCACCAAGCCCGCCGCCGGCAAGAAGGCAACCCGCAAGGTGCCGGTTCGCTATCGCGACAGCGCAGGCAATACCTGGACTGGCCGCGGCAAGCGTCCGGGCTGGCTGACCCAGGCCCTGGCCGCGGGCAAGACCATCGAAGACTTCCTGATTCGCTAA
- a CDS encoding response regulator, producing the protein MSLPHILVVDDSPSLRRMIGACLRAGGYGVSEAADGDEALALALDATFGMLVTDQVMPGTDGLTLIRTLRGSAAYAAVPMLMLSTEADSQVREQARVAGASGFLAKPFDPDQLMEAVNALLNPSKVG; encoded by the coding sequence ATGTCTTTGCCTCATATTCTAGTTGTCGATGATTCTCCCTCTTTGCGCCGCATGATCGGCGCCTGCTTACGCGCGGGGGGCTACGGCGTGTCCGAAGCCGCCGACGGCGACGAAGCGCTGGCGCTGGCCCTCGACGCTACCTTCGGCATGCTGGTGACCGACCAGGTGATGCCGGGAACGGACGGCCTGACCCTGATCCGCACGCTGCGTGGGAGTGCTGCCTATGCCGCCGTCCCGATGCTGATGCTGAGCACCGAGGCCGACAGCCAGGTGCGCGAGCAGGCTCGTGTGGCCGGCGCGTCTGGCTTCCTGGCCAAGCCGTTCGATCCGGATCAGTTGATGGAAGCCGTGAATGCACTGCTGAACCCCTCCAAGGTGGGGTAA